In one window of Palaemon carinicauda isolate YSFRI2023 chromosome 2, ASM3689809v2, whole genome shotgun sequence DNA:
- the LOC137618410 gene encoding uncharacterized protein, translating to MRNTPKGMNKLTIPKLELLALLLGSRLAKTLKELIEPQEIVIWTDSKVTLAWVASPEAKDHKNIFICNRVAEIVFLQQVCRFSLNHVPSKQNPADVLSSGATTQQLLDNSLWRNGPEFLRTTGKPVPCKEEDPTHEITTVAAVQELREEMSPAPPDEIWEILQREVEFQFLLKVVGKCWVAGLRSIAKRTVRQCPECLRAFQPLLRTTLTKPFTAVGVDHTAAIQTETRPGYILIVTCMASRAVYLDFCPSLEAEEFVLALRRFCATHGALQFITSDNHQTFKTASHLLQGLYEEDGVQQFLRRTGIKWRFQTPRAPWKGGFFERLIGVTKRTLQIALGKKYLPDTHVLTLVKGAEAVVNNRPLMYSGDKLFESLPREVEKGISECLESPALLSVWGTLQAAPWRRRAVKTRK from the exons ATGAGGAACACTCCgaagggaatgaacaaattgacaattcccaagctagaactgctagcattgttgctaggcagcagattagcaaagacCCTCAAAGAGCTGATAGAGCCACAAGAGATAGTCAtatggaccgacagtaaggtcacgttggcatgggtagcatctcccgaggccAAGGACCACAAGAACATCTTTATATGTaaccgagtggcggagattgtttttcttcagcaggtttgtcGATTCAGTTTGAACCATGTCCCCAGTAAACAAAAccctgctgatgtcctgtccagtggtgcaacgacgcaacaactgctagataactccctttggaggaacggtccagaattcctcaggaccacgggaaagcctgttccttgcaaggaggaagatccaaccCATGAAATTACTACAGTAGCGGCGGTGCAAGAACTGAGGGAGGAAATGAGTCCTGCCCCCCCAgacgagatatgggaaattctgcaaagggAAGTAGAATTCCAATTCTTGTTGAAAGTTGTTGGA aaatgctgggtagcgggtctacgttccattgcgaagcgaaccgtgcgacaATGTCCAGAATGCTTACGAGCCTTCCAGCCTCTATTGAGgaccaccctcacaaaaccctttacagcagtcggagtggaccacacagcagccatacagactgaaacgcggccaggctacatactgatcgtgacatgcatggccagcagggccgtgtacctcgatttctgcccctccctggaagcggaggaATTCGTATTAGCCCTAAGACGATTTTGCGCTACCCACGGTGCCCTGCAGTTCATCACGTCTGATAACCATCAAACTTTCAAAACTGCTagccacctccttcagggactctacgaagaagatggagtccagcagttcctgaggagaacgggcATAAAGTGGcgatttcagacgccccgtgcaccttggaaaggtgggttcttcgagcgcctgatcggggtaacgaaacggaccctccagatagccctcggaaagaagtacctaccGGACACCCACGTACTAACCCTTGTGAAAGGAGCAgaggcagtggtgaataatcggccgcttatgtacagcggcgacaa actctttgaaagccttccgagagaggtggagaagggaatatctgagtgccttgagagcccggcactaCTGTCGGtctggggaaccctccaagctgcaccctggagacgtcgtgctgttaaaacaagaaaataa